A stretch of Amycolatopsis balhimycina FH 1894 DNA encodes these proteins:
- a CDS encoding CoA-acylating methylmalonate-semialdehyde dehydrogenase, translated as MNTIEHWINGTATPAGSARTAPVYDPATGRPQAEVLLAEASDVDTAVAAAAKAFESWGNSSLSQRTKVMFAFRELLVRHEDELARIISAEHGKVIEDARGEIVRGREVVEYACGIADALKGSFSDQVSRDVDVHDFRQPLGVVAGITPFNFPIMVPLWMHPIAIATGNTFVLKPSERDPSASNFVAQLYAEAGLPDGVFNVVHGDKTAVDAILDHPDIAAVSFVGSTPIAKYVHERGTAAGKRVQALGGAKNHAVVLPDADLEFAADHLTAAAFGSAGQRCMAISVGVAVGSAGGKLVEILERKAREVKVGPGTDPASDMGPVVTEAARERVLHSVARGAEQGAKVVVDGRGLTVEGHEEGFFVGPSLLDEVTPDMDAYREEIFGPVLAIVRARTLDEAIAVINANPYGNGTAIFTGSGEAARKFQREVKVGMIGVNVPIPVPMAYYSFGGWKDSLIGDSPIHGPAGVRFYTRAKVVTTRWPRSEAAFTFPTSN; from the coding sequence GTGAACACCATCGAGCACTGGATCAACGGCACCGCCACCCCGGCGGGCTCGGCCCGCACGGCCCCCGTCTACGACCCGGCCACCGGACGGCCGCAGGCCGAGGTCCTGCTGGCGGAAGCGTCCGATGTGGACACCGCCGTCGCGGCCGCGGCCAAGGCCTTCGAGTCGTGGGGCAACTCTTCGCTGTCCCAGCGCACCAAGGTGATGTTCGCCTTCCGCGAGCTGCTCGTGCGGCACGAAGACGAACTCGCCCGGATCATCTCAGCCGAGCACGGCAAGGTGATCGAGGACGCCCGCGGCGAGATCGTGCGCGGCCGCGAGGTCGTCGAGTACGCCTGCGGCATCGCCGACGCCCTCAAGGGCAGCTTCTCCGACCAGGTCTCCCGCGACGTCGACGTGCACGACTTCCGCCAGCCCCTCGGCGTGGTCGCCGGGATCACGCCGTTCAACTTCCCGATCATGGTGCCCCTCTGGATGCACCCGATCGCCATCGCCACCGGCAACACGTTCGTCCTCAAACCCAGCGAGCGCGACCCCTCGGCCTCGAACTTCGTGGCACAGCTGTACGCCGAAGCCGGGCTGCCCGACGGCGTCTTCAACGTCGTCCACGGCGACAAGACCGCGGTCGACGCGATCCTCGACCACCCCGACATCGCGGCGGTGTCGTTCGTCGGCTCCACCCCGATCGCCAAGTACGTCCACGAACGCGGCACCGCGGCCGGCAAACGCGTCCAGGCCCTCGGCGGCGCGAAGAACCACGCCGTCGTCCTGCCCGACGCCGACCTCGAATTCGCCGCCGACCACCTCACCGCCGCCGCGTTCGGCTCGGCCGGCCAGCGCTGCATGGCCATCTCCGTCGGCGTCGCCGTCGGCTCGGCCGGCGGCAAGCTGGTGGAGATCCTCGAACGCAAGGCCCGCGAAGTGAAGGTCGGCCCCGGCACCGACCCGGCCAGCGACATGGGACCGGTTGTCACCGAGGCCGCCCGCGAGCGCGTCCTGCACTCCGTCGCCCGCGGCGCCGAGCAAGGCGCGAAGGTCGTCGTCGACGGCCGCGGCCTCACCGTCGAAGGCCACGAGGAAGGCTTCTTCGTCGGCCCGTCCCTGCTGGACGAGGTGACCCCGGACATGGACGCCTACCGCGAGGAGATCTTCGGCCCGGTGCTGGCGATCGTCCGCGCCCGGACGCTCGACGAAGCCATCGCCGTCATCAACGCCAACCCCTACGGCAACGGCACCGCGATCTTCACCGGCAGCGGCGAGGCGGCCCGCAAGTTCCAGCGCGAGGTCAAGGTCGGCATGATCGGCGTCAACGTCCCGATCCCGGTCCCGATGGCGTACTACTCCTTCGGCGGCTGGAAGGACTCCCTCATCGGCGACAGCCCGATCCACGGCCCCGCGGGCGTCCGCTTCTACACCCGAGCCAAGGTCGTCACCACCCGCTGGCCCCGCTCCGAGGCCGCCTTCACC
- a CDS encoding Cgl0159 family (beta/alpha)8-fold protein has protein sequence MTDVLRRIVAKRVHDPEAIAEAAANRVRAKSPFNDKGRTMIIAADHPARGANTVGGDPSAMADRGELLERLCLALERPGVTGVLATADIVDDLLLLGVLDGKTVIGSMNRTGLAGSSFEIDDRFACYDAEAIERMRFDGGKTLTRICLDDPATPSVLENTAKAVNELAGRKLIAMVEPFLSTWTEGRLKNDLSPDAVIKSITIASALGRSSAYTWLKLPVVDDMDRVLASSTLPAVLLGGEVTDPDAAFAAWQRALTQPTVQGLVVGRSLLYPHDGDVAKAVDTAVGLL, from the coding sequence GTGACCGACGTGCTGCGGCGCATCGTCGCCAAACGCGTGCACGACCCGGAAGCGATCGCCGAGGCGGCCGCGAACCGGGTGCGGGCCAAGTCGCCCTTCAACGACAAGGGCCGGACGATGATCATCGCGGCGGACCACCCCGCCCGCGGCGCCAACACCGTCGGCGGCGACCCCTCGGCGATGGCCGACCGCGGCGAGCTGCTGGAACGGCTGTGCCTGGCCCTGGAACGCCCCGGTGTCACGGGTGTCCTGGCGACCGCGGACATCGTCGACGACCTGCTGCTGCTCGGCGTGCTGGACGGCAAGACGGTGATCGGGTCGATGAACCGCACCGGACTGGCCGGGTCCAGCTTCGAAATCGACGACCGCTTCGCCTGCTACGACGCGGAAGCGATCGAGCGGATGCGCTTCGACGGCGGCAAGACCCTGACCCGGATCTGCCTCGACGACCCGGCCACCCCGAGCGTCCTGGAAAACACCGCGAAGGCGGTCAACGAGCTGGCCGGCCGCAAGCTGATCGCCATGGTCGAGCCGTTCCTGTCGACCTGGACCGAGGGGCGCCTCAAGAACGACCTCTCCCCCGACGCGGTCATCAAGTCGATCACGATCGCCTCCGCGCTCGGCCGCTCCTCGGCCTACACCTGGCTGAAACTCCCAGTAGTCGACGACATGGACCGCGTCCTGGCGTCTTCGACCCTGCCGGCCGTCCTGCTCGGCGGCGAAGTCACCGACCCGGACGCGGCCTTCGCGGCCTGGCAGCGCGCCCTCACCCAGCCGACCGTGCAGGGCCTGGTGGTGGGGCGGTCGCTGCTGTACCCGCACGACGGAGACGTCGCCAAGGCCGTCGACACCGCGGTGGGGCTGCTGTGA
- a CDS encoding GntR family transcriptional regulator — MSNPDVNFPAWDAGREILVDPGSPEPLYFQVSRQLHAAIEDGRLPAGSRLGNEVDLAASLRLSRPTVRQAIQTLVNQGLLVRRRGVGTQVVRTKVARPLRLSSLFDDLAGLGGKPESAVLVNRVEEAGAEVAELLEAPGLTHVRRLKRLRSTDGEPLALMNNYLPVGVIDPGDDELRERGLYQLLRSAGVRLHAAEQNIGARLATEEDAELLHEEPGAALLTMQRTTYDDSGRVVEYGWHVYRASRYTFNLSLTNGPQ, encoded by the coding sequence ATGAGCAACCCGGACGTCAACTTCCCGGCCTGGGACGCGGGCCGGGAGATCCTCGTGGACCCGGGCAGTCCCGAGCCGCTGTACTTCCAGGTGTCCCGGCAGCTGCACGCGGCGATCGAGGACGGCAGGCTGCCGGCGGGATCGCGGCTGGGCAACGAGGTCGACCTCGCCGCGAGCCTGCGCCTGTCGCGGCCGACGGTCCGCCAGGCGATCCAGACGCTGGTCAACCAGGGCCTGCTCGTGCGGCGGCGCGGGGTCGGCACGCAGGTCGTCCGCACGAAGGTGGCCCGGCCGCTGCGGCTGAGCAGCCTGTTCGACGACCTCGCCGGGCTGGGCGGCAAACCGGAGTCGGCGGTGCTCGTCAACCGGGTCGAAGAGGCCGGCGCCGAAGTGGCCGAGCTGCTGGAGGCACCGGGGCTGACGCACGTGCGGCGGCTGAAGCGGCTCCGCTCGACCGACGGCGAGCCGCTCGCCCTGATGAACAACTACCTGCCCGTCGGCGTCATCGACCCCGGCGACGACGAACTGCGCGAGCGCGGGCTTTACCAGCTCCTGCGGTCGGCGGGGGTGCGGCTGCACGCGGCCGAGCAGAACATCGGCGCCCGGCTCGCCACCGAGGAGGACGCGGAACTGCTCCACGAGGAGCCGGGGGCGGCGTTGCTCACCATGCAGCGCACGACGTATGACGACTCCGGCCGGGTGGTCGAATACGGGTGGCACGTGTACCGGGCGTCCCGGTACACGTTCAACCTTTCGCTGACCAACGGGCCTCAGTGA
- a CDS encoding zinc-dependent alcohol dehydrogenase — MVYRGPYKIRVEEKDVPAIEHPGDAIVRVTLAAICGSDLHLYHGMMPDTRVGTTFGHEFVGVVEEVGSGVRNLKRGDRVMVPFTIFCGTCWFCARGLYSNCHNVNPNATAVGGIYGYSHTCGGYDGGQAEFVRVPFADVGPAVIPDWLAEEDAVLLTDALATGYFGAQLGGITEGDVVVVFGAGPVGLFAAKSAWLMGAGRVIVIDHLANRLAKARTFAHAETYNFTEYDDIIVHLKKLTGHLGADVAIDAVGAEADGNLTQHVTSAKLKLQGGSPVALNWCIDAVRKGGTVSVMGAYGPMFSAVKFGDAMNKGLTLRMNQCPVKRQWPRLFEHIRNGYLKPSDVVTHRIPLEHIAEGYHIFSAKLDGCIKPLIVPDAG, encoded by the coding sequence ATGGTGTACCGCGGCCCGTACAAGATCCGCGTCGAAGAGAAGGACGTCCCCGCGATCGAACACCCCGGTGACGCGATCGTCCGGGTGACACTGGCCGCGATCTGCGGGTCGGACCTGCACCTGTACCACGGGATGATGCCGGACACGCGCGTCGGCACGACGTTCGGGCACGAGTTCGTCGGCGTGGTCGAAGAAGTCGGCTCGGGGGTGCGGAACCTCAAGCGCGGCGACCGCGTCATGGTGCCCTTCACCATCTTCTGCGGTACGTGCTGGTTCTGTGCCCGTGGGCTGTATTCCAACTGCCACAACGTGAACCCGAACGCCACCGCGGTCGGCGGCATCTACGGCTACTCGCACACCTGTGGCGGCTACGACGGCGGCCAGGCCGAGTTCGTCCGGGTGCCGTTCGCCGACGTGGGACCGGCCGTGATCCCGGACTGGCTGGCCGAAGAAGACGCCGTCCTGCTCACCGACGCGCTCGCCACGGGCTACTTCGGGGCGCAGCTCGGCGGAATCACCGAGGGCGACGTCGTCGTGGTCTTCGGTGCGGGGCCGGTGGGGCTGTTCGCCGCGAAGTCGGCCTGGCTGATGGGCGCGGGCCGCGTCATCGTGATCGACCACCTGGCGAACCGCCTGGCGAAGGCCCGGACCTTCGCCCACGCCGAGACTTACAACTTCACCGAGTACGACGACATCATCGTGCACCTGAAGAAGCTCACCGGCCACCTCGGCGCCGACGTCGCGATCGACGCAGTGGGCGCTGAGGCCGACGGCAACCTCACCCAGCACGTCACCTCGGCCAAGCTGAAGCTGCAGGGCGGCTCGCCGGTGGCGCTCAACTGGTGCATCGACGCCGTCCGCAAGGGCGGCACCGTTTCGGTGATGGGCGCCTACGGCCCGATGTTCAGCGCCGTCAAGTTCGGCGACGCGATGAACAAGGGGCTCACGCTGCGGATGAACCAGTGCCCCGTGAAGCGGCAGTGGCCGCGGCTGTTCGAGCACATCCGCAACGGCTACCTCAAGCCGAGCGACGTCGTCACCCACCGCATCCCGCTCGAGCACATCGCCGAGGGCTACCACATCTTCTCCGCCAAGCTGGACGGCTGCATCAAGCCGCTGATCGTGCCGGACGCCGGCTGA
- a CDS encoding Hsp20/alpha crystallin family protein, with amino-acid sequence MLMRTDPFRELDRLTQQVFGTPGTWSKPTAMPMDAYRAGDEFVVCFDLPGVSPDAIELDIERNVLTVKAERRPLPGGDDVQMQVSERPLGVFSRQLFLGETLDTDHIAAGYEAGVLTLRIPVAEKAKPRRIEIGGAQSDRKEIKA; translated from the coding sequence ATGTTGATGCGCACCGACCCGTTCCGTGAGCTGGACCGCCTCACCCAGCAGGTCTTCGGCACGCCCGGAACCTGGTCCAAGCCGACCGCGATGCCCATGGACGCCTACCGCGCCGGCGACGAGTTCGTGGTCTGCTTCGACCTGCCCGGTGTCTCCCCGGACGCCATCGAGCTGGACATCGAACGCAACGTCCTGACCGTCAAGGCCGAACGCCGTCCGCTCCCCGGCGGTGACGACGTGCAGATGCAGGTCTCCGAACGGCCCCTCGGCGTCTTCTCCCGGCAGCTGTTCCTCGGCGAGACCCTCGACACCGACCACATCGCCGCCGGCTACGAGGCCGGCGTGCTGACGCTGCGCATCCCGGTCGCCGAGAAGGCCAAGCCGCGGCGCATCGAGATCGGCGGCGCGCAGTCCGACCGGAAGGAGATCAAGGCCTGA
- a CDS encoding SDR family oxidoreductase — protein sequence MSEQPAQQQTPPGTTAAMTPRPDHGEHTYRGSGKLTGKAALITGADSGIGRAVAIAYAREGADVLISYLDEHEDAEETRRWVEEAGRKAVVVPGDVADPAHCRGLVARAVEEFGRLDVLVNNAAFQMSHDSLEEIPDEEWDHTLATNLSAFFHLAKAAVPHMKPGASIIGSSSVNSDSPTPQLLPYDVTKAGIANMTAALAQLLGPKGIRANSVAPGPIWTPLIPSTMPEDQVKSFGEQVPLGRAGQPAELAPVYVLLASDDGSYVSGARVAVTGGAPIL from the coding sequence GTGTCCGAGCAGCCCGCCCAGCAGCAGACCCCGCCCGGGACGACCGCCGCGATGACCCCGCGGCCCGACCACGGCGAGCACACCTACCGCGGCTCCGGCAAGCTGACCGGCAAGGCGGCGCTCATCACCGGGGCCGACAGCGGCATCGGCCGCGCCGTGGCGATCGCCTACGCCCGGGAAGGCGCCGACGTCCTCATCTCCTACCTCGACGAGCACGAGGACGCCGAAGAGACCCGGCGCTGGGTCGAAGAAGCCGGGCGCAAGGCCGTCGTCGTGCCCGGTGACGTCGCCGACCCGGCGCACTGCCGGGGCCTGGTCGCCCGCGCGGTCGAGGAGTTCGGCCGCCTCGACGTCCTGGTGAACAACGCCGCCTTCCAGATGAGCCACGACTCGCTCGAGGAAATCCCCGACGAGGAGTGGGACCACACGCTCGCCACCAACCTCAGCGCGTTCTTCCACCTCGCCAAGGCCGCGGTGCCGCACATGAAACCCGGGGCGTCGATCATCGGCAGCTCGTCGGTGAACTCCGACAGCCCGACCCCGCAGCTGCTGCCCTACGACGTCACGAAGGCGGGCATCGCGAACATGACGGCGGCGCTGGCGCAGCTGCTCGGGCCGAAGGGAATCCGGGCCAACAGCGTCGCGCCGGGCCCGATCTGGACGCCGCTGATCCCGTCGACCATGCCGGAAGACCAGGTGAAGTCCTTCGGCGAGCAGGTGCCGCTCGGCCGCGCCGGCCAGCCGGCCGAACTCGCGCCGGTGTACGTGCTGCTGGCGTCCGACGACGGCAGTTACGTGTCCGGGGCGCGGGTCGCGGTGACCGGGGGCGCGCCGATCCTCTGA
- the ctaD gene encoding cytochrome c oxidase subunit I, with the protein MTETHLRPAPIPHRPVWRGKRGETILKTIRTTDHKTIGVLYLTTSFGFFLIGGLTALLMRGELARPGLQFLSPEQYNQLFTMHGTIMLLLYATPNLFGFANFVLPLQIGSPDVAFPRLNAFSYWLYLFGGTIVLSAYATPGGPPDFGWTAYTPLSNAIHSPGVGGDLWISGLIVTGLGTILGAVNMITTVVCLRCPGMLMWRMPIFTWNILFTSILILLAFPILTAALFALLADRHLGAHVFDPENGGAILWQHLFWFFGHPEVYVVALPYFGIVTEIVPVFSRKPLFGYKLMVFATIGITGLSAVVWAHHMFATGAVLLPFFSIMTFLIAVPTGIKFFNWIGTMWKGQLTFESPMLWSTGFLVTFLLGGLTGIILASPPLDFHVHDSYFVVAHFHYVLFGTIVFATFAGIYFWFPKITGRMLDEGLAKWHFWTTFVGFHTTFLVQHWLGDAGMPRRYADYLSSDNFTWMHTVSTIGAFVLGLSVLPFVWNVFKSYRYGEPVEVDDPWGFGNSLEWATTSPPPRHNFLELPRIRSERPAFELHYPDMVDRMRDEAHLTRGHPRGAADPAELAAAATQPDEQGESDDPRGR; encoded by the coding sequence ATGACCGAAACTCACTTGCGCCCCGCTCCGATCCCCCACCGGCCGGTGTGGCGGGGCAAGCGCGGCGAGACGATCCTCAAGACCATCCGCACCACCGACCACAAGACGATCGGCGTGCTGTACCTGACGACGTCGTTCGGGTTCTTCCTGATCGGCGGCCTCACCGCGCTGCTGATGCGGGGCGAGCTGGCCCGGCCGGGCCTGCAGTTCCTCTCCCCGGAGCAGTACAACCAGCTGTTCACCATGCACGGCACGATCATGCTGCTGCTCTACGCCACCCCGAACCTGTTCGGGTTCGCCAACTTCGTCCTGCCGCTGCAGATCGGCTCACCGGACGTGGCGTTCCCCCGGCTCAACGCGTTCTCGTACTGGCTATACCTGTTCGGCGGCACGATCGTCCTCTCCGCCTACGCCACCCCCGGCGGGCCACCCGACTTCGGCTGGACCGCCTACACGCCGTTGTCCAACGCCATCCACAGTCCCGGGGTCGGCGGGGACCTGTGGATCTCGGGGCTGATCGTCACCGGTCTCGGCACCATCCTCGGCGCGGTCAACATGATCACGACCGTGGTGTGCCTGCGCTGTCCCGGGATGCTCATGTGGCGCATGCCGATCTTCACGTGGAACATCCTGTTCACGTCGATCCTGATCCTGCTGGCGTTCCCGATCCTCACCGCGGCGCTGTTCGCGCTCCTGGCCGACCGGCACCTCGGCGCGCACGTGTTCGACCCCGAGAACGGCGGCGCGATCCTGTGGCAGCACCTGTTCTGGTTCTTCGGCCATCCCGAGGTCTACGTGGTCGCGCTGCCGTACTTCGGGATCGTCACCGAGATCGTGCCGGTGTTCAGCCGGAAGCCGCTGTTCGGCTACAAGCTCATGGTGTTCGCGACCATCGGGATCACCGGGCTGTCGGCGGTGGTGTGGGCGCACCACATGTTCGCCACCGGCGCCGTGCTGCTGCCGTTCTTCTCGATCATGACGTTCCTGATCGCGGTGCCGACCGGGATCAAGTTCTTCAACTGGATCGGCACCATGTGGAAGGGGCAGCTGACGTTCGAGTCGCCGATGCTGTGGTCGACCGGGTTCCTCGTCACCTTCCTGCTCGGCGGCCTGACCGGGATCATCCTCGCGTCGCCGCCTCTGGACTTCCACGTCCACGACAGCTACTTCGTCGTCGCCCACTTCCACTACGTGCTGTTCGGCACGATCGTCTTCGCGACCTTCGCCGGCATCTACTTCTGGTTCCCCAAGATCACCGGCCGGATGCTCGACGAAGGACTGGCGAAGTGGCACTTCTGGACGACGTTCGTCGGCTTCCACACGACGTTCCTCGTCCAGCACTGGCTCGGTGACGCGGGCATGCCGCGCCGCTACGCCGACTACCTCTCGAGCGACAACTTCACCTGGATGCACACGGTTTCCACGATCGGCGCGTTCGTGCTGGGGCTGTCGGTGCTGCCGTTCGTCTGGAACGTCTTCAAGAGCTACCGCTACGGCGAACCCGTCGAGGTCGACGACCCGTGGGGCTTCGGCAACTCGCTGGAATGGGCCACCACCAGCCCGCCGCCCCGGCACAACTTCCTCGAGCTGCCCCGGATCCGCTCGGAGCGTCCCGCGTTCGAGCTGCACTACCCGGACATGGTGGACCGGATGCGCGACGAAGCACACCTCACGCGCGGGCACCCCCGCGGCGCGGCGGACCCGGCCGAGCTGGCGGCCGCCGCCACCCAGCCCGACGAGCAGGGCGAAAGCGACGATCCCCGCGGCCGCTGA
- a CDS encoding manganese catalase family protein, whose amino-acid sequence MFRHTKLLQFEAKPEKPDPVYAHKLQELIGGAYGEMTVTMQYLFQGWNCRIEGKYKDLIMDTATEEIGHVEMLATMVARLLEGAPSTVTAEAVKDPVMAAMIGGMDVQQAIVAGGGALPADSNGYPWNGRYIVASGNLLADFQANAAAEAQGRLQTARLYNMTDDPGVKAMLRFNLARDTVHQKQWLAAIEELKADGLEGDIAPSALFDEEDQTHNKTIWHLSDGPDGAKGTSWTTDAGLEYLMDPEPLGGPGTAPKPDPALYGTYAPLQDAKGTAKGKAKEVKNKLT is encoded by the coding sequence GTGTTCCGTCACACGAAGCTGCTGCAGTTCGAAGCCAAACCCGAAAAGCCGGACCCCGTCTACGCGCACAAGCTCCAAGAGCTGATCGGCGGCGCCTACGGCGAAATGACCGTGACGATGCAGTACCTCTTCCAAGGCTGGAACTGCCGCATCGAAGGCAAGTACAAAGACCTGATCATGGACACCGCGACCGAGGAAATCGGCCACGTCGAAATGCTCGCCACCATGGTCGCCCGGCTCCTCGAGGGCGCACCCTCGACCGTCACGGCCGAAGCCGTCAAGGACCCGGTGATGGCGGCCATGATCGGCGGGATGGACGTCCAGCAGGCGATCGTCGCCGGCGGCGGCGCCCTGCCCGCCGACAGCAACGGCTACCCCTGGAACGGCAGGTACATCGTCGCCTCCGGCAACCTGCTGGCCGACTTCCAGGCCAACGCGGCCGCCGAAGCCCAGGGCCGCCTGCAGACCGCCCGCCTCTACAACATGACCGACGACCCCGGCGTCAAGGCCATGCTCAGGTTCAACCTCGCCCGCGACACCGTCCACCAGAAACAGTGGCTCGCCGCCATCGAAGAGCTCAAGGCCGACGGCCTCGAAGGCGACATCGCGCCCAGCGCGCTGTTCGACGAAGAAGACCAGACCCACAACAAGACCATCTGGCACCTCTCCGACGGCCCCGACGGCGCCAAGGGCACCAGCTGGACCACCGACGCCGGCCTCGAGTACCTGATGGACCCCGAACCCCTCGGCGGTCCCGGCACCGCCCCGAAGCCCGACCCGGCCCTGTACGGCACCTACGCGCCGCTGCAGGACGCCAAAGGCACGGCGAAGGGCAAAGCCAAGGAAGTCAAGAACAAGCTGACCTGA
- a CDS encoding sensor histidine kinase, translating to MSVRLKLTLSYACFLVLAGVLLLASVWLFLLRDVPDVLAKPPPGGVLERSVLVRNFLPAAGSVLFFLLLFGLLGGWILAGRMLAPLTRITDAARMAANGSLSHRIRLEGTEDEFRELADAFDAMLARLEAHVAAQRRFAANASHELRTPLAITQALLEVARNDPAKDPLLVFDRLHAVNARAIDLTEALLVLSRADQRAFTREPVDLSLLVEEAIETLLPIAEKRRVVIIASGHISRVVGSATLLLQMTTNLVHNAIVHSLPERGPVWVNTGIHAETVVLTVENHGEKLSPHLVSTLAEPFQRGTQRLRNDHAGVGLGLAIVKSIAQAHDGSLTITPRPAGGLRVTVALPTPPDPAILAPDQRRGVSPLGPRPR from the coding sequence ATGAGCGTCCGCCTCAAACTCACCCTCAGCTACGCCTGCTTCCTCGTGCTCGCCGGTGTACTGCTGCTCGCTTCCGTGTGGCTGTTCCTGCTGCGTGATGTCCCCGACGTGCTGGCCAAACCGCCCCCCGGCGGGGTGCTGGAGCGGTCCGTCCTGGTGCGCAACTTCCTGCCGGCCGCGGGCTCAGTGCTGTTCTTCCTGCTGCTGTTCGGCCTGCTGGGCGGCTGGATCCTCGCCGGCCGCATGCTCGCCCCGCTGACCCGGATCACCGACGCCGCGCGCATGGCCGCGAACGGGTCGCTCTCCCACCGGATCCGGCTGGAAGGCACCGAAGACGAGTTCCGCGAACTCGCCGATGCCTTCGACGCCATGCTCGCCCGGCTCGAAGCCCACGTCGCCGCGCAGCGGAGGTTCGCCGCGAACGCCTCGCACGAGCTGCGCACCCCGCTGGCGATCACGCAGGCGCTTCTCGAAGTGGCCCGCAACGATCCGGCGAAAGACCCGCTGCTGGTCTTCGACCGCCTCCACGCGGTGAACGCCCGGGCGATCGACCTCACCGAGGCGCTGCTGGTGCTCAGCCGCGCCGATCAGCGCGCGTTCACCCGGGAACCGGTCGACCTGTCCCTGCTTGTGGAAGAGGCCATCGAAACGCTGCTCCCGATCGCCGAGAAACGCCGTGTCGTCATCATCGCCTCCGGTCACATCAGCCGGGTGGTGGGGTCGGCGACGCTGCTGCTGCAGATGACGACGAACCTCGTGCACAACGCCATCGTGCACAGCCTGCCGGAGCGTGGCCCGGTGTGGGTCAACACCGGCATCCACGCCGAAACCGTGGTGCTCACGGTCGAAAACCACGGGGAGAAGCTGTCCCCGCACCTGGTCTCGACCCTCGCCGAACCGTTTCAGCGGGGCACCCAGCGCCTGCGCAACGACCACGCGGGCGTCGGTCTCGGCCTGGCCATCGTCAAGAGCATCGCCCAGGCCCACGACGGATCCCTCACGATCACCCCGCGCCCGGCGGGCGGTCTCCGCGTCACCGTCGCACTGCCCACGCCGCCGGACCCCGCGATCCTCGCCCCGGACCAGCGCCGAGGGGTGTCACCGCTGGGCCCCCGCCCGCGGTGA
- a CDS encoding response regulator transcription factor yields MRVLIVEDEPYLAEAIRDGLRLEAIAADTAGNGDTALELLSLNTYDIAVLDRDIPGPSGDEIAKRIVASGSGLPILMLTAADRLDDKITGFELGADDYLTKPFELRELVLRLRALDRRRAHNRPPVLEIAGLRLNPFRREVYRDDRYIALTRKQFAVLEVLVSADGGVVSAEELLERAWDKNADPFTNAVRITVSALRKRLGEPWIITTVAGVGYRIGAAPGAGR; encoded by the coding sequence ATGCGCGTGCTGATCGTCGAGGACGAGCCCTATCTGGCCGAAGCCATCCGCGACGGCCTGCGTTTGGAAGCGATCGCGGCGGACACCGCGGGCAACGGCGACACCGCTCTCGAACTGCTGAGCCTCAACACCTACGACATCGCCGTCCTCGACCGGGATATTCCCGGACCCAGCGGGGACGAGATCGCCAAACGGATCGTCGCTTCCGGCAGCGGCCTGCCGATCCTCATGCTCACCGCCGCCGACCGGCTCGACGACAAGATCACCGGGTTCGAGCTCGGTGCCGACGACTACCTCACGAAGCCGTTCGAACTGCGGGAGCTCGTGCTCAGGCTGCGGGCGCTCGATCGCCGGCGTGCCCACAACCGGCCGCCGGTACTGGAAATCGCCGGCCTGCGGCTGAACCCGTTCCGCCGCGAGGTCTACCGCGACGACCGCTACATCGCGCTGACCAGGAAGCAGTTCGCCGTGCTCGAAGTCCTCGTTTCCGCCGACGGCGGTGTCGTCAGCGCCGAAGAGCTGCTGGAACGGGCCTGGGACAAGAACGCCGACCCGTTCACCAACGCTGTGCGCATCACGGTTTCGGCTCTGCGCAAGCGGCTCGGCGAGCCCTGGATCATCACCACGGTGGCCGGCGTCGGGTACCGCATCGGCGCGGCGCCCGGCGCCGGGCGCTAG
- a CDS encoding M15 family metallopeptidase, whose protein sequence is MTYRESARTTTRRIPGAVVPVARRIRGVLLAGLRAVGTRIARSPGRPVRPQDRAGLGKTHGAVPAGVTVFDDDVPAVTRLDPALLSALRRAATAAADGGVELCVNSGWRSPEYQSRLLREAVAKYGSAAAAARWVATPETSIHVAGKAVDIGPPASASWLSEHGADYGLCRVYRNEPWHFELRPEAIEHGCPPLYADPSHDPRLRR, encoded by the coding sequence ATGACCTACCGCGAGTCGGCCCGGACGACGACCCGCCGGATTCCCGGCGCCGTCGTGCCGGTGGCCCGCCGGATTCGCGGGGTCCTTCTCGCCGGCCTGCGCGCCGTCGGCACGAGGATTGCCCGGTCGCCCGGTCGCCCGGTCCGCCCCCAGGACCGTGCCGGCCTCGGCAAGACCCACGGTGCCGTCCCCGCCGGGGTGACGGTCTTCGACGACGACGTCCCGGCTGTGACTCGCCTCGACCCGGCGCTTCTGAGTGCACTGCGCCGGGCCGCGACCGCGGCCGCCGACGGCGGGGTCGAACTGTGCGTGAACAGCGGCTGGCGGTCTCCGGAATACCAGAGCCGGCTTCTTCGCGAGGCGGTGGCGAAATACGGGTCGGCGGCGGCGGCCGCCCGGTGGGTGGCCACCCCGGAGACGTCGATCCACGTGGCGGGGAAGGCGGTCGACATCGGGCCACCCGCGTCCGCGTCGTGGTTGTCCGAGCACGGCGCCGATTACGGGTTGTGCCGCGTCTACCGCAACGAACCCTGGCACTTCGAATTGCGTCCCGAAGCGATCGAGCACGGCTGCCCGCCCCTGTATGCCGACCCGAGTCACGACCCGCGGCTGCGCCGGTGA